In one window of Bradysia coprophila strain Holo2 unplaced genomic scaffold, BU_Bcop_v1 contig_200, whole genome shotgun sequence DNA:
- the LOC119075371 gene encoding ras-related protein Rab-12: MAMIKTPEQKVILCGEYGAGKSSIFRRFTNDTFVTGTDRKSTLGLDHFQKVYQVIDRDIKLQLWDTGGMERVASVTSSYYKFAEAAILVFALDNLPSFHALSQHMLDIVSYAENAKIFLCGNKMDLEGTNPQVTEADMEDFCEQCQSLISATYKVSCKTGAGIEEMFQDIANILAESNRSRLELKALEQHGSFKVQPPAEGEEKPCVC, from the exons ATGGCAATGATAAAGACTCCCGaacaaaaagtaattttgtGTGGTGAATATGGTGCGGGAAAGAGTTCTATCTTTCGACGGTTCACGAATGACACATTCGTCACTGGTACTGACAGAAAGTCGACATTAGGTTTAGATCATTTTCAGAAAGTCTATCAAGTCATAGATCGGGATATAAAG CTCCAGCTTTGGGACACAGGCGGAATGGAACGAGTAGCATCGGTAACATCCAGTTACTACAAATTTGCTGAGGCGGCCATTCTAGTATTTGCCTTAGACAATTTGCCATCATTCCATGCGCTCTCCCAACATATGCTGGACATAGTTTCTTATGCTGAAAATGCGAAAATATTCCTTTGCGGAAATAAAATGGACCTGGAAGGAACCAATCCGCAG gtGACCGAGGCGGATATGGAAGACTTTTGCGAACAATGCCAATCGTTGATCAGTGCCACCTATAAAGTGTCATGTAAAACTGGTGCTGGCATCGAAGAGATGTTCCAAGACATTGCCAATATTTTAGCCGAGTCGAATCGATCGCGATTAGAATTGAAAGCGTTAGAACAACACGGTAGCTTTAAGGTGCAACCGCCTGCCGAGGGTGAAGAGAAACCATGTGTTTGctag
- the LOC119075332 gene encoding cysteine desulfurase, mitochondrial — MYRFYRTIGLINVPRPQLLNSTSIPQKSVKQRTLSTESKFSIKDEVLNGRPLYLDAQATTPLDPRVLDAMLPYLTSYYGNPHSRTHAYGWESEKAMEKARDQIAHLIGADAKEIIFTSGATESNNISVKGVARFYGSKKKHIITTQTEHKCVLDSCRALEGEGFRVTYLPVQQNGIVDMQTLDEAITPETSLVSIMAVNNEIGVKQPISDIGALCKSKKVFFHTDAAQAIGKIPIDVNAMSIDLMSISGHKIYGPKGVGALYVRRRPRVRLEAIQSGGGQERGLRSGTVPTPLCVGIGEACEIAEREREYDHKWMEFLSERLIGKITAELPQVIRNGDPVMTYPGCVNLSFAFVEGESLLMALKDIALSSGSACTSASLEPSYVLRAIGTDEDLAHSSIRFGIGRFTTIEEIDYTAEKCIKHVQRLRDMSPLWEMAQEGIDIKSIQWSQH; from the exons ATGTATCGATTCTACCGGACAATTGGTCTTATTAATGTTCCACGACCTCAATTACTGAACTCTACGTCAATTCCACAGAAAAGCGTCAAACAACGGACCCTGTCGACAG aatcGAAATTCAGTATCAAAGATGAAGTGCTTAACGGACGGCCATTGTATCTAGATGCACAGGCGACCACTCCACTG GATCCTCGCGTATTGGATGCAATGTTGCCATACCTCACTTCATATTATGGAAATCCGCACTCCAGAACGCATGCCTATGGCTGGGAGTCGGAGAAGGCAATGGAGAAGGCCAGAGATCAAATAGCACATTTAATTGGTGCGGATGCAAAAGAGATTATCTTCACGTCGGGTGCGACCGAATCGAATAACATTTCCGTTAAGGGTGTTGCTAG GTTCTACGGCTCTAAGAAGAAGCATATCATCACCACGCAAACCGAACACAAATGCGTATTGGATTCATGTCGAGCACTGGAAGGGGAAGGATTTCGAGTCACATATTTACCAGTACAACAGAATGGAATCGTCGACATGCAGACGCTCGATGAGGCTATCACACCGGAAACGTCGCTTGTATCCATAATGGCTGTGAACAATGAGATCG GAGTCAAACAACCCATCTCTGACATCGGAGCACTGTGCAAATCGAAAAAGGTTTTCTTTCACACAGACGCAGCGCAAGCTATCGGCAAAATTCCCATCGATGTCAACGCAATGTCAATTGATTTGATGTCCATATCGGGCCACAAAATCTACGGACCCAAAGGAGTCGGTGCCTTGTATGTGCGCCGACGTCCACGAGTGCGATTGGAAGCGATTCAGAGTGGTGGTGGTCAAGAGCGCGGTCTACGAAGCGGTACCGTTCCGACTCCACTTTGTGTGGGAATTGGCGAAGCGTGCGAAATAGCCGAACGTGAACGGGAGTACGATCATAAATGGATGGAATTTCTGTCGGAGCGGTTGATTGGCAAAATTACTGCTGAATTGCCGCAAGTTATTCGAAACGGTGATCCGGTTATGACCTACCCGGGGTGTGTTAATTTATCGTTTGCATTCGTCGAGGGTGAATCGTTGTTAATGGCACTGAAAGACATTGCGCTGTCGTCTGGATCAGCTTGTACGTCCGCTTCGTTGGAACCGTCGTATGTGTTGCGAGCCATTGGCACTGATGAAGATTTGGCACACAGTTCGATCAG ATTTGGGATCGGTCGATTTACAACAATCGAGGAGATTGATTACACAGCCGAGAAATGCATCAAGCATGTGCAGCGTTTGAGAGACATGTCACCGTTGTGGGAAATGGCTCAGGAGGGAATCGACATCAAAAGTATTCAATGGTCTCAGCATTAG
- the LOC119075343 gene encoding sorting nexin-20 isoform X2, producing MYVATMRRSSNPNAESIDETDDSPVEGLEEGTLAIGSRTNGRNVIDIWKNPAARPAITNGIHFEIPYARVMPPDSSNTSVKKFVVYDIIIRHDQAASEQNSAVIERRYTHFLQLYTNLKRDHSQLMQKVDFPKKAFIGNFSGELIAERSNAFERFLDYVVSTTVLRESAHFLAFLQEIELDQACQLLDERRNEQAVPILENCFRLLNKIYTDRSKCVLLVLCRLLAAATTSPVPHPFAEKFAEIALRRFDHVSDADLLVLYVPLLQTCVHLWWQRGRDSTLITERLNGLEMKGINTKGKTLTQAIHALDPRGETN from the exons A TGTACGTAGCTACGATGCGTCGATCATCGAATCCGAATGCTGAATCGATTGATGAAACCGATGATAGTCCGGTGGAGGGTTTAGAAGAAGGGACATTGGCAATTGGCAGTCGAACAAATGGCAGAAATGTAATAG ACATTTGGAAAAATCCAGCAGCGAGACCAGCCATTACCAATGGAATACATTTCGAAATACCGTATGCTCGGGTTATGCCTCCCGATAGCAGTAACACGTCCGTGAAAAAATTCGTCGTCTACGACATCATAATACGCCACGATCAAGCAGCTTCCGAACAAAATTCTGCCGTTATCGAACGGCGGTACACGCATTTCCTTCAGCTGTACACAAATCTCAAACGGGATCACTCACAACTGATGCAGAAAGTAGACTTTCCGAAGAAGGCGTTCATCGGCAACTTTTCCGGTGAACTTATCGCCGAGAGGAGTAACGCGTTTGAACGATTCTTGGACTATGTTGTGTCGACGACTGTACTTCGTGAATCCGCACATTTCCTCGCGTTTTTGCAGGAAATCGAATTGGATCAAGCGTGCCAGTTATTGGATGAGCGTCGTAATGAACAGGCTGTTCCGATTTTGGAGAATTGCTTTCGTCTATTGAACAAA ATATACACCGACCGATCAAAGTGCGTTCTTCTGGTTCTGTGCCGTCTGTTGGCAGCCGCCACCACATCACCTGTCCCACATCCATTTGCTGAAAAATTTGCCGAAATAGCTCTGCGTCGCTTCGACCATGTGTCGGACGCGGATCTTTTAGTGCTGTATGTCCCATTGCTTCAAACCTGTGTCCATTTGTGGTGGCAGCGTGGACGCGATAGTACCCTCATCACCGAGAGACTAAATGGCTTGGAAATGAAGGGCATCAATACGAAGGGTAAAACACTGACCCAAGCCATACATGCGCTAGATCCACGTGGTGAGACGAATTGA
- the LOC119075343 gene encoding sorting nexin-20 isoform X1 produces MRRSSNPNAESIDETDDSPVEGLEEGTLAIGSRTNGRNVIDIWKNPAARPAITNGIHFEIPYARVMPPDSSNTSVKKFVVYDIIIRHDQAASEQNSAVIERRYTHFLQLYTNLKRDHSQLMQKVDFPKKAFIGNFSGELIAERSNAFERFLDYVVSTTVLRESAHFLAFLQEIELDQACQLLDERRNEQAVPILENCFRLLNKIYTDRSKCVLLVLCRLLAAATTSPVPHPFAEKFAEIALRRFDHVSDADLLVLYVPLLQTCVHLWWQRGRDSTLITERLNGLEMKGINTKGKTLTQAIHALDPRGETN; encoded by the exons ATGCGTCGATCATCGAATCCGAATGCTGAATCGATTGATGAAACCGATGATAGTCCGGTGGAGGGTTTAGAAGAAGGGACATTGGCAATTGGCAGTCGAACAAATGGCAGAAATGTAATAG ACATTTGGAAAAATCCAGCAGCGAGACCAGCCATTACCAATGGAATACATTTCGAAATACCGTATGCTCGGGTTATGCCTCCCGATAGCAGTAACACGTCCGTGAAAAAATTCGTCGTCTACGACATCATAATACGCCACGATCAAGCAGCTTCCGAACAAAATTCTGCCGTTATCGAACGGCGGTACACGCATTTCCTTCAGCTGTACACAAATCTCAAACGGGATCACTCACAACTGATGCAGAAAGTAGACTTTCCGAAGAAGGCGTTCATCGGCAACTTTTCCGGTGAACTTATCGCCGAGAGGAGTAACGCGTTTGAACGATTCTTGGACTATGTTGTGTCGACGACTGTACTTCGTGAATCCGCACATTTCCTCGCGTTTTTGCAGGAAATCGAATTGGATCAAGCGTGCCAGTTATTGGATGAGCGTCGTAATGAACAGGCTGTTCCGATTTTGGAGAATTGCTTTCGTCTATTGAACAAA ATATACACCGACCGATCAAAGTGCGTTCTTCTGGTTCTGTGCCGTCTGTTGGCAGCCGCCACCACATCACCTGTCCCACATCCATTTGCTGAAAAATTTGCCGAAATAGCTCTGCGTCGCTTCGACCATGTGTCGGACGCGGATCTTTTAGTGCTGTATGTCCCATTGCTTCAAACCTGTGTCCATTTGTGGTGGCAGCGTGGACGCGATAGTACCCTCATCACCGAGAGACTAAATGGCTTGGAAATGAAGGGCATCAATACGAAGGGTAAAACACTGACCCAAGCCATACATGCGCTAGATCCACGTGGTGAGACGAATTGA